Proteins encoded within one genomic window of Borrelia hispanica CRI:
- a CDS encoding recombinase RecT: MSKNDILKNQSPNTVDVIIDKMNSSNIAEVWETYKIMHNLNKIDAYSEREILTLLQVNKLNPFKKEAYIIPFNGRYTVVVAYQTLLIRAYEAGYNKYDLDFEEKLVKSLKIDSKGNKAIQEDWQCTAFFKSDDGIRYSFSVLLSEYFKNTPIWREKPVFMLRKCAVSCLCRTLPGSGL, translated from the coding sequence ATGAGTAAAAATGATATATTAAAAAATCAATCACCAAATACAGTAGATGTAATAATAGATAAAATGAATTCAAGTAATATTGCAGAAGTATGGGAAACATACAAGATTATGCATAATCTTAACAAGATAGATGCTTATTCAGAACGAGAAATTTTAACTTTATTACAAGTAAACAAATTAAATCCATTTAAGAAGGAAGCATACATAATACCATTCAATGGACGTTATACAGTTGTAGTAGCATATCAAACATTGCTTATACGTGCATATGAAGCTGGATATAACAAGTATGATCTTGACTTTGAAGAGAAATTGGTTAAATCTCTTAAGATTGATTCTAAAGGTAATAAGGCGATACAAGAAGATTGGCAGTGTACAGCTTTTTTCAAATCAGATGATGGTATTCGTTATAGTTTTTCTGTTTTACTTAGTGAGTATTTTAAGAACACACCTATTTGGAGAGAAAAGCCAGTATTCATGTTAAGAAAATGTGCTGTAAGTTGTTTATGTAGAACTTTACCAGGTTCAGGACTTGA
- a CDS encoding chromosome replication/partitioning protein, giving the protein MNIKINDRVLANKEEQQDVRNYYNSLKDKLKENFKREIYYKVESMKILKEIKDNEYYKLDNYKSFEGFIKDYKVAKTQAYAYLRLANALHDGIIEENYIIENGIHNALDLIGHEGSKTVRKSKQNKIKPLRFQLKKQASYDFYKKNSKFTGYLLDMLFENEKEIIEKFLKKFKE; this is encoded by the coding sequence ATGAATATAAAGATAAATGACAGAGTTCTAGCAAATAAAGAAGAACAACAAGATGTAAGAAATTATTATAATTCTTTAAAAGATAAATTAAAAGAAAATTTCAAAAGAGAAATTTATTACAAAGTAGAGAGTATGAAAATTTTAAAAGAAATAAAAGATAATGAGTATTATAAGCTGGATAATTATAAAAGTTTTGAAGGTTTTATTAAAGACTATAAAGTAGCTAAAACTCAAGCGTATGCGTACTTGAGACTAGCTAATGCATTACACGATGGTATTATTGAAGAGAATTATATTATTGAAAATGGTATTCATAATGCATTAGATTTAATAGGCCATGAAGGAAGTAAAACGGTACGAAAATCAAAACAAAACAAAATAAAGCCCTTAAGATTTCAACTTAAAAAACAAGCAAGTTATGATTTTTATAAAAAAAATTCTAAGTTTACAGGATATTTGTTAGATATGCTTTTTGAAAATGAAAAAGAGATAATTGAAAAGTTTTTAAAAAAATTTAAAGAGTAG